DNA sequence from the Malus domestica chromosome 06, GDT2T_hap1 genome:
GAATACGAAATGCATTCCAAAATTTAGAACTACTAATAAAACTTAACAAAATTTAGGAGAGCATACAATCAAGCAAAATGTATCGCAATTCCACGTACCCATTCACGCTTGCGGGAACTTTTCTCGGGCCAAAGTTCCAACTGCTGCTGGACAAGCAAAGGGAACATGTACCCCTCATGAAATGCGCCCTGGCTTTTGCTCTTGTAACGCCACATTCCCAATCTAGTCTGCAAGTACATCATCCGAACAGTCGATGAGTAAATGGATTCAATTCAACTCAATGAAATTAAACTAAACTACTACAGAACAGGATTGCTTTATTGGTATTTTGCAGATACTTACTTCAAGATGGCCAATCACACCGGCTTCCTCTAGCGTCTCTCTTTTTGCCGCCTCTTCAATCGACTCATCCATTTCCCAACCTCCCTGTAATCAATCACATTGTGAATGCATAAACGTTAATGACAATCGAAAAAAGAaaccaacaaacaaaaacaaatgcttTCTAGTTTCTGTGGTAAAATGGGACAAAAGTAGTACCTTTGGGAACAACATTCCTTTCCCCTTCTGTGAACTAATCACAAGAACTTCCAATTCCTCATCAGATGAAGTTTTTTCGGTTTTCCGGTATCTGTATGGTATGCATCTGCAGAATTCCCAAATCAACACAACAAAAATTAGATTACAAACATACAAAACCCCACATATGACAGCAATAATTCATTCATCTAATCTTAAAGACCGCAACTTCACCAAAATCCCAGTTGAGATTTTCTTaaattcaagcatttgatcacaAAGACCACAACTTTCATTCATTTATCAAAAACCCAATTGAGATTTTCTAAGTTTCAAGGCTCTAAGATTGAAGAATTTTGAAATAGGTCCGAAACCAAAGATGTAAATTTGAAGAAAACCACAACAGAGATATGAAGCATACCCTACAACTTGGCGGCAACCTTTTTCATAGCGCTGGAATTGTCTTCCGGTCCGGGAAACTAAAGAAACCATGTTCTCAATTTGCATGGGGATGAATTCTCCACCATTTTTCTTGGAGAAAACGGGAGAATTAGAAGAATTGCAAATGTAATTCACAATACTTTTTGAGAGAAAGAGACCCATCGATTACTTCTGCAACTTTCTCTACGTGTagattgaaaggaaaagaataagaaatacttggaatatttcttttcttcaaaagaaataGAACCCACCAATTTTAGAGGgatataaataaaaacaaaaccaaattggtTAAATTTGGAAACTGAAATTCTAAAAAAAGATTGGCTTTAATTGTGTGagcagagagaagaagagagagagagggggggggggggtttgagAGTTTCAGTTCAAAAGCGCTTTTGTGATGGAATTTGGAGAATCTGAGTGAGTGATGAACACTTGAGGATAAGAAAGAAGTACCTCTGCGttctgcttttgtttgttggagatatacatatatatataagggcTTCTGGAAATAAAGGCCACGGCTTGTTCGTCTCGAAACGACAACGGACGCGCATGTGGTGGTGGCGGTTGACAAAGAAATTGACCTTTGCGAGTGATATTTAGAGATGGAATCCTATGTTGCTATATTTATTGTAACTTGGTAAGCTTCTTTATCCTTTTTGGTAAATCTCTTGTTTCTTCTGTTTTCGGTTtttgtaatttgtttggttAATTGGAGAAGTAATTCCAATTGGGGATGGTAAAGATATAGTAAAAAGCAAAATAACCAAACCACcaatatcaaaaaaaaaaaaaaaaaaaactttactaTAAAAGctcttaattttatttgttttcattaatttgaaaaattaaaattaatatgtAACGTTCGTTCCTTATgataataaaatgataagtcTATTGGGtcgtttttattttgttatttctcaatgttgacaaaaaaaaaatttcttgttttttatttttgaaacatatatTTCACTGtattttcaaataatttaatCAAGTTGTATTCACACATCGTCTTATTTTGCGACCAACTCTCCAAACAATAGTGGAACCAAAGTGACGGTGATGCATGTCGAAAACACATGTATGCATTTGCCTAACTAGGACCACGATCCTCTTctgagctaaggatgaggatcctccttatCAAGgaatgtggaccgttggatgaaaattcaacggttacaattattataattttaaagggacccctgtttgtagccgttgaattttcatccaacggctcACACCAAttgatgaggaggatcctcatcaggagaggatcctggtccgcCTAACTATTCAGCGATTGTCAACGCGCCAAAGCGAGAGTTGGTGATCGAGTGAGGATGCTCTTACACTAGCACATCAAAGCTTTATATTATATTCAGCAATTGTCAACGCGCCAAAGCGAGAGTAGGaagatttttcaactcttgatttctGAGGAATTTAAAAATTGCATGATTGTAGATTAGAACAAAGAATGTTGGGCGTGTGAAGGAGAAAGGAGGAAGGCTTTGGATTATCTACGAAGGTGTACGTGACGCGTTTTACACAACAGTTCAGTCGCAGTTGGTTttataaagttaaaaaaatgtgGGGCTGACCATGAAACACGACCTTACACGGTTTCAAAAGAAAGGACTGATGACTGAAGCAGTACAGTGCAGTGGAGTGCAGTCCAGCACTCGGCACTGATATTTTTGCCCTAATTTTTAAGAAAGTCACTGTCGCTGCCCCTtcttagggttagggttaggttatAGTGAAAGGTATTTCTCTTGTATCAAGTTGGTATTTGTATATTAATAATTTGCTATTGGTGGTTGAAACttgaagggaaggaaagtgacCTTCAGTTTGTTAATACatgattattatttaattttaggtTGGATGTCTTAAGTTGAATACAGTACAAAGcggataatttatttatatacaCGATGTTTTTGTCTTTGATCTGCCAACTATGAGAAAGAGTGTTGAAAATATGAAGGCCTTGAATCGTTTGATCTAAGGGTGTGCGTCTCATTATATGTATATGAGGTTTTATGTACATATATCATTTATTTAccaattattttttaagttgcacgctacaatttattttaatattgctaaacaaatattattgtttttgaATCGCCAGAGGCCTCATGTTGAAATCCATCTGCAAACAATCTAATTATCAGATCGAGCATGCTAAG
Encoded proteins:
- the LOC103438106 gene encoding nudix hydrolase 18, mitochondrial, translated to MGLFLSKSIVNYICNSSNSPVFSKKNGGEFIPMQIENMVSLVSRTGRQFQRYEKGCRQVVGCIPYRYRKTEKTSSDEELEVLVISSQKGKGMLFPKGGWEMDESIEEAAKRETLEEAGVIGHLETRLGMWRYKSKSQGAFHEGYMFPLLVQQQLELWPEKSSRKREWMTVAEAREACQNWWMKEALEKLVCRQMQPQPKGEEEDTTCT